The Iamia majanohamensis genome window below encodes:
- a CDS encoding 4Fe-4S binding protein gives MARTDANPPMPEFRADYVLKEVDADYLAKAVKPKQFIHIDQSECIMCEGCVDICPWKCIFMVRPDAVAEAEGTERPGIDPSDHVIFTIDDDVCTRCALCVDRCPTGVIILGKVGEAAAEGDSHQRTNSYGYGYGMRLG, from the coding sequence ATGGCCCGCACCGACGCCAACCCGCCGATGCCCGAGTTCCGCGCCGACTACGTCCTGAAGGAGGTCGACGCCGACTACCTGGCCAAGGCGGTCAAGCCCAAGCAGTTCATCCACATCGACCAGTCCGAGTGCATCATGTGCGAGGGCTGCGTCGACATCTGCCCGTGGAAGTGCATCTTCATGGTGCGCCCCGACGCGGTGGCCGAGGCCGAGGGCACCGAGCGCCCCGGCATCGACCCCAGCGACCACGTGATCTTCACCATCGACGACGACGTGTGCACCCGGTGCGCCCTGTGCGTCGACCGCTGCCCCACCGGGGTGATCATCCTCGGCAAGGTGGGCGAGGCCGCCGCCGAGGGCGACAGCCACCAGCGCACCAACTCCTACGGGTACGGCTACGGGATGCGGCTCGGATGA
- a CDS encoding c-type cytochrome — translation MTEIPEHLLKRSKERRAALGLPGGEGGDGGGDAGSGGDGGGADAPSTPAKAEPTPAPAKVEEAPPPPPKPKPPYIKAAERRKRIPYWAMPVLALLPVWGILYANSMQAPEVEDESLTIGAEVYASCSGCHGGGGEGGVGAQLSDGEVLLTYPDPVAMMEWLYLGAEGWTGTTGDAPYGDPDRPGGAHTTGMLPGVMPAFGDLDATELAAVTRYVREQLSGEPVASPEVQELYEEWATLAIEGAESGELVYQQVPGNEEAVAERIDILSQEG, via the coding sequence TTGACCGAGATCCCCGAACACCTCCTGAAGCGCTCCAAGGAGCGCCGGGCGGCCCTGGGCCTGCCCGGCGGCGAGGGCGGCGACGGCGGTGGCGACGCGGGGTCCGGCGGCGACGGCGGCGGGGCCGACGCCCCGTCCACGCCCGCCAAGGCCGAGCCCACCCCGGCGCCGGCCAAGGTCGAGGAGGCCCCTCCTCCCCCGCCCAAGCCGAAGCCGCCCTACATCAAGGCGGCCGAGCGGCGGAAGCGCATCCCCTACTGGGCCATGCCGGTCCTCGCCCTGCTGCCGGTCTGGGGCATCCTCTACGCCAACAGCATGCAGGCCCCCGAGGTCGAGGACGAGTCCCTCACCATCGGCGCCGAGGTCTACGCCTCCTGCTCGGGCTGCCACGGCGGGGGCGGCGAGGGCGGCGTCGGCGCCCAGCTCAGCGACGGCGAGGTCCTGCTCACCTACCCCGACCCCGTCGCCATGATGGAGTGGCTCTACCTCGGCGCCGAGGGCTGGACCGGCACCACCGGCGACGCCCCCTACGGCGACCCCGACCGCCCCGGCGGGGCCCACACCACCGGCATGCTGCCGGGCGTGATGCCCGCCTTCGGCGACCTCGACGCCACCGAGCTGGCCGCCGTCACCCGCTACGTGCGCGAGCAGCTCTCCGGCGAGCCCGTCGCCTCCCCCGAGGTGCAGGAGCTCTACGAGGAGTGGGCCACCCTGGCCATCGAGGGGGCCGAGTCCGGCGAGCTGGTGTACCAGCAGGTGCCGGGCAACGAGGAGGCCGTCGCCGAGCGCATCGACATCCTCAGCCAGGAGGGGTGA